One Brassica oleracea var. oleracea cultivar TO1000 chromosome C7, BOL, whole genome shotgun sequence genomic window carries:
- the LOC106305219 gene encoding transmembrane emp24 domain-containing protein p24delta8, with protein MDLLCWSSVCLLILTFLSPKTLSMRYEVHSGQMKCISEDIHAKSMTVGKYFIVNPNDEHHPLPDSHKIIVQVMSPQGTMLHEADNTESGQFSFTASETGSYLACITAVDHKPETTLTIDLDWRSGVHSQDWSKVVKKSQVEMMESSVKSLLDTMVSIHEEMYYLHERGEEMHELNRSTNSKMAWLSFLSLGVCLSVAGFQFWHLKSFFEKKKLI; from the exons ATGGATCTTCTTTGTTGGAGCTCGGTTTGTCTTTTGATCCTTACGTTTTTATCACCTAAAACACTATCAATGAGGTATGAAGTTCATTCTGGGCAGATGAAATGCATCTCGGAGGATATTCACGCAAAATCCATGACCGTTGGCAAATACTTCATCGTAAACCCTAACGATGAACACCATCCTCTCCCTGATTCTCACAAAATCATCGTCCAG GTGATGTCGCCACAAGGGACGATGCTGCACGAAGCCGATAATACGGAGTCTGGCCAGTTCTCGTTTACTGCATCTGAGACCGGTAGTTACTTAGCGTGCATCACCGCCGTCGATCATAAGCCGGAAACAACATTGACCATTGATCTAGATTGGAGGTCTGGTGTTCACTCCCAAGACTGGTCGAAAGTGGTGAAGAAGAGCCAAGTCGAA ATGATGGAGTCCTCGGTTAAGAGTTTATTAGACACTATGGTTTCCATCCACGAGGAGATGTATTATCTTCACGAAAG GGGAGAAGAAATGCATGAACTGAATAGATCCACAAACTCGAAGATGGCGTGGTTGAGTTTCTTATCGCTCGGGGTTTGTTTATCGGTGGCTGGTTTTCAGTTTTGGCACTTGAAATCTTTCTTCGAGAAAAAGAAACTCATTTGA